A window from Brachyhypopomus gauderio isolate BG-103 chromosome 6, BGAUD_0.2, whole genome shotgun sequence encodes these proteins:
- the grapa gene encoding GRB2 related adaptor protein a, whose amino-acid sequence MEAVALYDFRATESDELSFQKGEILKITNMEDDPNWYTAELMGRRGYVPKNYINVRPNTWFAGRISRLVAEGRLRQRQCGAFLVRESESAPGEFSISVSYGDHVQHFKVLKEREGNYYVWEEVFPSLNQLVDFYKINTIAKERTVFLRETEHSQRRPHHARALQDFTTQHNSQLAFLQGDVIDLLDCSDSEYWKGRCHGRVGCFPREYVQVIYQ is encoded by the exons ATGGAGGCCGTGGCTCTCTACGACTTTCGTGCCACAGAGAGCGATGAGCTCAGCTTCCAGAAGGGTGAAATACTCAAG ATAACCAATATGGAAGATGATCCAAATTGGTACACAGCTGAGTTAATGGGAAGGAGGGGATACGTGCCCAAGAACTATATCAATGTAAGACCAAACAC ATGGTTCGCAGGCCGAATCTCCAGGCTTGTTGCTGAGGGGAGACTGCGGCAGCGCCAGTGCGGGGCATTCTTGgtgcgagagagcgagagtgcACCTGGCGAGTTCTCCATATCGGTCAG CTACGGTGATCACGTGCAGCACTTCAAGGTTCTGAAGGAGCGTGAAGGGAACTACTACGTTTGGGAAGAGGTTTTCCCCTCCCTCAACCAGCTGGTGGACTTTTACAAGATCAATACCATTGCTAAAGAAAGGACAGTCTTCCTCAGAGAAACAGAACACTCACAGCGG AGGCCTCATCATGCCCGCGCACTGCAAGACTTCACCACACAGCACAACTCACAGCTGGCCTTCCTGCAAGGTGATGTCATCGACCTCCTCGACTGCTCAGACTCGGAGTACTGGAAGGGCCGTTGCCATGGCCGCGTGGGCTGCTTCCCCAGAGAGTATGTACAGGTCATTTACCAGTGA